DNA sequence from the Glycine soja cultivar W05 chromosome 18, ASM419377v2, whole genome shotgun sequence genome:
CTGTTTTTTGAGAGAGATGTAACTTTTGGGATCTGTTAGTTGAATTAAACAGTGAAAGATAGTAAGCAGTTTAGgagaagtttttttatttaaaattggtaACAGCAAAGATATGCCTGAAATGCCTGAAGATTCACATCGacaagcaataatattaacatattgTTAGTTATTCATGTTCTCTTATTAAGAAAATAGGAGGTGGTATGGTTTGAGAaaatcagtgttttaaaacCCAGAGATAGCAGCAGTGTGTAGCAGCCGACCCCAAAACTGTTATCACAGGATAGCTGCTACTTTGAACTTTTATCAAATTACTCAAAATTCATGACATTCATAAACAACAAGGAAAAGTTGTAGGTGCCTTAAGCAAAACACAGAAGAAGATACCAAAAAAGTCAAATACAAGTTTTCAAGATTAGAACTATCAATCAACAATCATCATTTTCTAAATTGAAGTCttgttatttatcattttcactACTACAGGTAGATTTGGTTTCACTTTAGAAATTGAAACCCCAAAAATAGCCCCCCAGAAAAAGCCTAACCTCTTTGTTTAGAGGGCTTTTCTAGAATCAACTACATAGAGCTCTTATCCTGTCAACTACAGTTGCTATTTACTATAGCATCCCCTGTAGCAGCCAAGGTCTGCTTCTATAGTGATATTTAAAACCctggagaaaatattttttttttcaattttatttaaaaaaaaatcatgttatctttacttcattttctattttcaaaagtttGTATAGAAAATAGTTGAAACAGGAACAAATGAAAGTCAGCAAATGTTGTTTTGTCACTGTTAATTATACATGTAGAAAGcagggagagagaaaaaagtagTTATTGGCAACGATAGGGAGGGGTGTGGGGAAGGGAGAAGCAGTGAGGGGTGTGGGTGGCAATTTGGGGAAGCAGATTCTGAGGCCGTTCAGACGAGAGCTCAAGAACCCAAGATCcactacaaataataaaaatatatatgaattgatttgaaagatgatgatgataacatgaaaataaagtgaATAGAATACATTACTTACAGGCATATCTCAGGAATTTCAGGCATATCTCTGCTGTTACCAATTTTAAATATTGCAGCTACCTGGTGAATACAGGCATTGAAAAAAGAATGTTGGTCCTTCATACTCTTCTAATAGGCTCCTAGCAAATATGCAAATACATGCTAGTTCTTAATATCCAAAATCATACCCCTTCATACTGATTCCAAGGAGGCTTTGATGTTTCCATTTCAAGAATTGTGCATCCCAAACTCCATATATCAACAGGAAGACTATTGCCATTTGTATTCATTACAACCTAAGAAAGCAAACGTCGGCATACATTAAAACTTACAGTGGAAGAGATAAGGATGTTCTTGTTCAAAAGTAATTACAAGAtgtgaaaaagaaaggaaaaaatactttACCTCGGGTGCCATCCAGTATGGACTCCCTTTGAAAGAAAGCATGGAGGAAGAAGAATTTATCTGTTTCAGAAAAATCATAATTCAGAGATGATCTCCATCACAAATCAGAAACCAACCAAAACCgaaaattatacattttgaaACATTGTTTTAGGGGCAATAAATCATCCAGTTTTTTTAGAGAGATGTAGCTTTTGGGATCTGTTAGTTGAAGAAACAGTGAAAGATAGTAAGTAGTTTAGGggaagttttttatatttaaatctatgattaagaatatattttttatttgtaataagtggggttcattttatttcatgttaatGTTAAATTAATGTTGATGGAAGAAGGGTAAAGGGCTTATTATGTTGGAAGAGAGGGTTCAAAGTCTAGTTGGGAAAAAGTGTTAGAAGATTGCCCATACTCTTTGTAAAAGCTCTTGTTGGTAATAGAATAGTATTTAATAAGTTACGATAGGTGGGTCAGCAAGTTCATGAAGAAGAAGCCATTACTTTGTATTTCTAACTATTGAGAATATGTTTGATATCTTTAGTTTAGGAAAGAATAATTGACAAGAGAAATGAGATTGTATTAAAATCTCAACAGTATGTCCATTGTTATTCTGTAGatgcaaatgcctttggtgtttcGATGATGATcgtgatgatatgatgcaattaatgcaaatgggcttttcaagtttaaattcaagacaatacttcaagaatacaagtcacaacatcaagaagatcactagtatattaggaagggaattcctaattgaattagcaaaagatttggccaagtaatttaaattaaaaagtgtttttcaaaggatttactctctggtaatcgattaccagaggatgtaatcgattaccagtggccaaatatgctttacaacagctactaaaaatttgaattcaaattttagactgtgtaatcgattacacaattttggtaatcgattaccagcagttaataaacgttttaattcaaattttaaaagctgtaatcgattacacaaattcgttaatcgattaccagacaagattttcagaaaaatctttctaagagtcacaacttctcaaaggtttttttcatgaccaccaatggtctatatatatgtgacttatgacacgaatttgctcagagtttttcagaacaacaagtgtttatcctctcaaagagcaaaatcattttatcctcttaagaattccttggccaattcaattgcaattcattaaggaattatttgagtgctcaatctgtaaaatctatctctttctagagagattcattcttcttcttcttctaaatctctaagggattaagagaccgagggtctcttgttgtaaaagaattctaaacacaaaggaaagattgtccttgtgtgtttagaactggtaaaaggaatttacaagatagtggaactctcaagcgggttgcttggggactggacgtaggcacaagggtgtggccgaaccagtataaatctgagtttgcactttcttttcccttaaactcctttgtttataattgctttatattcatattcaaattgttttatttgaatcaatatttaagaagttcattgttaagggaatttataacttgaatagaaagtgaaatagatttttaattagggaagtagtttggaatatcttaattcaaccccccttcttaagatatctgaggccacttgtctaacaagtggtatcagagcttcattcttgtataaagtttagaagcttcaagaaaaagatggcctcagcaaactccttatttccagaagggaattctatcaatagacctccaatctttaatggagagggttaccactactggaaaacccgaatgcaaatttttatagagGCAATAGACCTAAATATTTgtgaagccatagaaatagggccttatatacccaccacagtagaaagagttacaatagatggtagttcatcaagtgaaagcattacaatagaaaaacctagagatagatggtctgaagaggatagaaaatgagtacaatacaatttaaaagccaaaaacataataacatctgccctgggaatggataaatatttcagggtttcaaattgtaagagtgctaaggaaatgtgggacactcttcgattaacacatgaaggaactacagatgttaaaagatctaggataaatgcactaactcatgagtatgaactatttagaatgaatgcaaatgaaaatattcaaagcatgcaaaagagatttacacatatagtaaatcgtctagcagccttaggtaaagaatttcaaaatgaggatctcataaacaaggtgttaagatgtttaagtagagaatggcaacccaaagtaacggccattactgaatcaagagatttgtctaacatgtcccttgccactttatttggaaagttgcaggaacacgagatggaattattgagattacaccaacatgaagaaaataacaagaaaaagaaaggaattgctcttaaagcatcatcctcaattcaagaagaaagtgattagGAAAATtatccagatgatgatgatgatctaagtctttttgtaaaaagattcaacaagtttcttaaagtaagaggaaatcagaggcgacccaattttaaatcaaaaagaaggacagaaacttcatcctctactttaaaatgctttgaatgtaatcaacctggacaactgagggttgattgtcccatcttcaagaaaa
Encoded proteins:
- the LOC114397146 gene encoding mitogen-activated protein kinase kinase kinase 3-like; protein product: MIFLKQINSSSSMLSFKGSPYWMAPEVVMNTNGNSLPVDIWSLGCTILEMETSKPPWNQYEGVAAIFKIGNSRDMPEIPEICLGSWVLELSSERPQNLLPQIATHTPHCFSLPHTPPYRCQ